In Paenibacillus sp., the sequence CGCCAGCGCTTCGAAATCAAGCTCGAACGCGTACGTATCGTCGAGCTCCCACGCCGACTGCACTTCCGGGTGCAGCTGCCCGATGCGGCCGAGCTTCGTGCGCGCTCCGTCCAACGACACCGCGTACACGTCCGCCGTGCGGCCCGGGTGGAAGCCCGCCGGCGCCGAGCGCTCGTATTCCGTCGTCAAGCCGAGCTGCGTCGTCAGCTTCTCGAGCACGCCCTTCAGATCGTAGAAATCGACCTTCGACCGGGCGCCTTCCGCCCAGTGCGGCGCGGTTTTCGCGCCGGCCATGACCGCCGCGAGCGTCTTCCGCTCCGTCGGCAGCTTCGAGAGGCCGTCCGTTTCGTCGGTCAGGAACACGCTGCCGATTTCGAACAAGGCGACGTCGTCGACGTTCCGGTTCCGGTTGTGCACGACCGCCTCGAGCAGATGCGGCAGCAGACTCGTGCGCAGCACGCTGCGGTCCTCGCTCATCGGCATCGACAAGCGGACGAGGCCCGCGCTCTCGAACAGCCCCGTCAATGCGCCGGTCCGGCTTTCCGCCGTCAGCGAATACGTGACCGCCTCGTGCAGTCCGGCGCCGGTCAGCGCCCGGCGCGCGATGCGCGTCACGCGCTGCGGCTTCGTGAGCGCCCCCGGCGTCGTGTCGCCGCGGACGAGCGTAATCGGAATGTTGTCGTAGCCGTACAGGCGCGCCACTTCTTCGATCAGGTCGACGTCGCGCACCATGTCGCCCCGGCGCAGCGGCGCCGTCACCTCCAGCGCGTCCCCGTCGCCTGCGACGTCGAAGCCGAGGCGGGCGAACACGCCGCGAATGTCGGCGGCGGACAGCGATGTGCCGAGCACGTCGTTCACGCGTTGCACCGTCAGCGGCACCGTGCGCGGTTTCGGCTCGTCCAGCATCAGCTCCGCATGCCCGTTCGTCGCCTTGCCGCCCGCGTAGCGGCACAGCAGCGCCGTCGCGCGGTTCAGCGCCGGGATGACGGCGTCCGGGTTCACTTCCTTCTCGAACCGGAGGCTCGCTTCCGAGCGAAGGCCGAGCTCGCGCGACGTGCGGCGCACGGAGCGGCCCGCGAAGCGCGCCGACTCGAGCAGAATGCGCGTCGTGCCCGGCGTCACCTCGGAGTTGGCGCCGCCCATGACGCCGGCGAGCGCGATCGGCTTCTCGCCGTCCGTAATCAGCAGCATATGCGGCTCGAGCTTGCGGTCGGCTCCGTCCAGCGTCTCCATCCGCTCGCCCTCGCGCGCGTTGCGCACGACGATGCGGCTCCCGCCGCCCGCGAGCGTATCCGCGTCGAACGCGTGCAGCGGCTGCCCGTACTCGAGCATGACGAAGTTCGTGATGTCGACGACGTTGTTGATCGGACGAATGCCCGCCGCCATGAGCCGGTTCTGCATCCACAGCGGGGACGGACCGATCTTGACGCCTTCGATGAGGCGAGCAGCGTAATGCGGGCAGTCGTCCTTCGCTTCGATGTCGATGCGGACGCGATCCGACGTCGGCACGCCCGACAGCTCGACGCCTTCGTTCTCGTCCGGCAGCGCGACCTTCCGGTCCAGCAGCGCGCCCGCTTCGTACGCGACGCCGATCATGCTGAGCGCGTCGCTCCGGTTCGGCGTCAGATCGAGCTCCAGCACCTCGTCGTCGATGTCGAGCAGCGCGATAATGTCGGCGCCGACTTCCGTATCCTCCGCCAGCACGAGGATGCCCTCTTGAATTTCTTTCGGCAGCAGCTTGTCGTTGAGGCCGAGCTCTTTCGCCGAGCAAATCATGCCCTGCGACTCGACGCCGCGCAGCTTCGCCCGCTTGATTTTCAAATCGCCCGGCAGGCTCGCGCCCACGAGCGCCACCGGCACCTTCTGGCCTGCGGCCACGTTCGGCGCCCCGCACACGATCTGCAGATGCTCGTTCTCGCCGACGTCGACGCGGCAGACGCTCAGCTTATCGGCGTCCGGATGCTTCTCCCGCGACACGACGTGCCCGACGACGACTTTCACGACGCCGAGATTGCGCGCCGTCACGCCGTCCACCTCGATGCCGCCGCGCGTCAGCTTCTCCGCGAGCTCCTTCGCAGTGACCCCGCTCAAATCCACGTACTGCTTCAACCATTTATACGATACGTTCATCTCGATCCTCCTCTATCCGCGCGCGAACTGCCGCAGGAACCGCACATCGTTCGTGTAGAAATGACGAATATCCTCAATCCCGTAACGCAGCATCGCGATCCGCTCCACGCCCATGCCGAACGCGAAGCCGGTCACCTCGTTCGGGTCGTAACCGCCCATCTCGAGCACTCTCGGATGAACCATGCCGGAGCCCAAAATTTCGAGCCAGCCGGAATATTTGCACACCCGGCAGCCGCTGCCGCCGCAAACGGCGCACGACACGTCGACCTCGGCGCTCGGCTCCGTGAACGGGAAGAAGCTCGGGCGCATCCGGATGTTGACGTTCGGGCCGAACATTTCGCGGGCGAATTGCAGCAGCGTCCCTTTCAAATCGCTCATGCGGATGTTTTTGTCGATGACGAGCCCTTCGATCTGCATGAATTGATGCGAATGCGTCGGATCGTCGTCGTCGCGGCGGTACACCTTGCCCGGACAAATGACCTTCACCGGCAGCGCGCCGCGTTTCGCCTCCATCGTCCGCGCCTGTACCGGCGACGTATGGGTGCGCAGCAGAATGTCTTCGGAAATGTAGAACGAATCCTGCATGTCGCGCGCCGGGTGATCCTTCGGCAAATTCATCGCTTCGAAGTTGTAGTAGTCGGACTCGACCTCCGGTCCTTCCGCCACCGTAAAGCCCATCCCGACGAAAATGTCCTCGATCTCCTGCACGATTTGCGTCAGCGGGTGCAGCGCGCCGTTCGGCGCCGGACGCCCGGCAAGCGTCACGTCGATCGTCTCCGTCG encodes:
- the pheT gene encoding phenylalanine--tRNA ligase subunit beta yields the protein MNVSYKWLKQYVDLSGVTAKELAEKLTRGGIEVDGVTARNLGVVKVVVGHVVSREKHPDADKLSVCRVDVGENEHLQIVCGAPNVAAGQKVPVALVGASLPGDLKIKRAKLRGVESQGMICSAKELGLNDKLLPKEIQEGILVLAEDTEVGADIIALLDIDDEVLELDLTPNRSDALSMIGVAYEAGALLDRKVALPDENEGVELSGVPTSDRVRIDIEAKDDCPHYAARLIEGVKIGPSPLWMQNRLMAAGIRPINNVVDITNFVMLEYGQPLHAFDADTLAGGGSRIVVRNAREGERMETLDGADRKLEPHMLLITDGEKPIALAGVMGGANSEVTPGTTRILLESARFAGRSVRRTSRELGLRSEASLRFEKEVNPDAVIPALNRATALLCRYAGGKATNGHAELMLDEPKPRTVPLTVQRVNDVLGTSLSAADIRGVFARLGFDVAGDGDALEVTAPLRRGDMVRDVDLIEEVARLYGYDNIPITLVRGDTTPGALTKPQRVTRIARRALTGAGLHEAVTYSLTAESRTGALTGLFESAGLVRLSMPMSEDRSVLRTSLLPHLLEAVVHNRNRNVDDVALFEIGSVFLTDETDGLSKLPTERKTLAAVMAGAKTAPHWAEGARSKVDFYDLKGVLEKLTTQLGLTTEYERSAPAGFHPGRTADVYAVSLDGARTKLGRIGQLHPEVQSAWELDDTYAFELDFEALAEAAVLRANYDPLPRFPAASRDIAVVVDRAVPAGALVAASREAGGEFLESVRVFDVYMGERLGPDKKSVALALVYRHGERTLTDEEVTAAHARVTEALADRYGAELRK
- the pheS gene encoding phenylalanine--tRNA ligase subunit alpha; its protein translation is MKERLEALRADALQELGGVTDPGALNELRVKYLGKKGLLTEILRGMGALSAEERPVIGQVANDVRAAIEAVIDEKSAAFARAETERRLATETIDVTLAGRPAPNGALHPLTQIVQEIEDIFVGMGFTVAEGPEVESDYYNFEAMNLPKDHPARDMQDSFYISEDILLRTHTSPVQARTMEAKRGALPVKVICPGKVYRRDDDDPTHSHQFMQIEGLVIDKNIRMSDLKGTLLQFAREMFGPNVNIRMRPSFFPFTEPSAEVDVSCAVCGGSGCRVCKYSGWLEILGSGMVHPRVLEMGGYDPNEVTGFAFGMGVERIAMLRYGIEDIRHFYTNDVRFLRQFARG